One part of the Streptomyces sp. NBC_00286 genome encodes these proteins:
- a CDS encoding right-handed parallel beta-helix repeat-containing protein: MALLGSAPVAHAAPKTVVAESVLAGARAGAADDGEEQAFTPEESEAQAALVAAEDKRLDQVRAVAAVAPLKGAKWSQPYRLDTGSGYTLVLTARTKPYSVSDLLSLAPQTFVRKRDGSYLLTENLYLNAGAKLKLSNPGGLTIRMASSNKGFVSIVSFGGRLTLEGTAQAQMKIGSWDTRTNKPDTDVRDGRAYIRAIGGQFDMKYATVGDLGFWSGRTGGLSLTGTDRPDTGNIDGPDTPTGDDLNQREREEAADKAEEEAEQTPSSGGVLAQPPGELTTPDSRFTVPDMSYVSAEVDHSTVTGNTYGLFVSGATGVSITDTKVLKSFQDGLVLHRYVTNADVERTLSKDNGGNGFVLARATQQVQVTGSTARGNGGNGFTLSGRPLASGPSASGESISSYGNNSVSNSTAEDNGRYGIEILGGVDVGVQNNNVRGGDMGIVARKDASKVAITGNRLKGQIRQGISVRDGVTAAQITGNIVENADTGVYIRDSVAEVRGNTVQDATNHGVSMVGGVGGSTISYNVIAGVGPSAVDTVRAGGDMDIKKNQTFAWHDTSSFWTKFRHYASPMTLLWAFILLLILLSAVMGQRRHGSRGRGRRGRAHPYADKQPLPVPPPTEIRLAAHHPQSQNHSQNQQHPHNRVPVMTHDQW, encoded by the coding sequence GTGGCGCTCCTCGGGTCCGCGCCCGTCGCCCATGCCGCGCCGAAGACGGTCGTCGCGGAGAGTGTGCTGGCCGGAGCCCGTGCCGGCGCCGCGGACGACGGCGAGGAACAGGCGTTCACCCCCGAGGAGTCCGAAGCCCAGGCGGCCCTGGTCGCCGCCGAGGACAAACGGCTTGACCAGGTCCGCGCCGTCGCCGCGGTCGCCCCGCTCAAGGGCGCCAAGTGGTCGCAGCCGTACCGGCTGGACACCGGCAGCGGCTACACGCTGGTCCTCACCGCGCGCACCAAGCCGTACAGCGTCTCCGACCTGCTCTCCCTCGCCCCGCAGACCTTCGTCCGCAAGCGCGACGGTTCCTACCTGCTGACCGAGAACCTCTACCTCAACGCCGGCGCCAAGCTGAAACTGTCCAACCCGGGCGGTCTGACGATACGGATGGCCAGCAGCAACAAGGGCTTTGTCTCCATCGTCTCCTTCGGCGGCCGACTGACCCTGGAGGGCACCGCACAGGCGCAGATGAAGATCGGCAGCTGGGACACCCGTACCAACAAGCCGGACACCGACGTACGGGACGGCCGGGCCTACATCCGCGCCATCGGCGGCCAGTTCGACATGAAGTACGCCACTGTCGGCGACCTCGGTTTCTGGAGCGGCCGCACCGGAGGCCTCAGCCTCACTGGGACCGACCGCCCCGACACCGGGAACATCGATGGCCCGGACACCCCGACCGGCGACGACCTCAATCAGCGCGAGCGGGAGGAGGCCGCGGACAAGGCGGAGGAGGAGGCGGAGCAGACGCCCAGCAGCGGCGGTGTGCTCGCCCAGCCGCCCGGCGAACTGACCACGCCGGACAGCAGGTTCACCGTGCCCGACATGTCGTATGTGTCGGCTGAGGTCGACCACTCCACGGTCACGGGCAACACTTACGGACTGTTCGTCTCCGGCGCCACCGGGGTCAGCATCACCGACACCAAGGTGCTGAAGAGCTTCCAGGACGGCCTGGTACTGCATCGCTACGTCACCAACGCCGACGTGGAACGGACCCTCTCCAAGGACAACGGCGGCAACGGCTTCGTCCTCGCCCGCGCCACCCAGCAGGTCCAGGTCACCGGATCCACCGCGCGGGGCAACGGCGGCAACGGCTTCACCCTCAGCGGCCGGCCCCTGGCAAGCGGTCCCTCCGCCTCCGGCGAGTCCATCAGCAGCTACGGCAACAACTCGGTGTCCAACAGCACCGCCGAGGACAACGGCCGCTACGGCATCGAGATCCTCGGCGGGGTGGACGTCGGCGTGCAGAACAACAACGTCCGCGGCGGTGACATGGGCATCGTCGCCCGCAAGGACGCCTCGAAGGTGGCCATCACCGGGAACCGTCTGAAGGGACAGATCCGGCAGGGCATCTCGGTGCGCGACGGCGTGACGGCGGCGCAGATCACCGGCAACATCGTCGAGAACGCCGACACCGGCGTCTACATCCGCGACTCGGTGGCCGAGGTGCGCGGCAACACCGTCCAGGACGCCACCAACCACGGCGTCTCCATGGTGGGCGGCGTCGGCGGCTCGACGATCTCGTACAACGTCATCGCCGGCGTCGGGCCGAGCGCCGTGGACACCGTCCGCGCGGGCGGCGACATGGACATCAAGAAGAACCAGACCTTCGCCTGGCACGACACCAGTTCCTTCTGGACCAAGTTCCGGCACTACGCCAGCCCGATGACCCTGCTGTGGGCCTTCATCCTGCTGCTCATCCTCCTGTCGGCGGTGATGGGACAGCGACGGCACGGCAGCCGGGGACGAGGCCGCCGCGGTCGCGCCCACCCCTACGCCGACAAGCAGCCCCTGCCGGTCCCCCCGCCCACGGAGATCCGTCTGGCCGCACACCACCCACAGAGCCAAAACCACTCACAGAACCAGCAGCATCCACACAACCGGGTTCCGGTGATGACGCATGACCAGTGGTAA
- a CDS encoding glycosyltransferase family 2 protein, with product MPLGIAGAFVWGLWLYRAILSRFATPVVNDYRTSVSVVVPAYREDPDILLDCLETWLAQGPDEVIIVPDVQDHEVIRRLSEVQDRRVRVLAFEHRGKRSALGVGIRAAHCELVVLVDSDTRWQPGLLDAVQMPFVDPKVGGVGTQQNVFMRRSSVWRRIADWLVNLRYYDYVPAMGRAGAVACLSGRTAAYRRAAIDPVLENLENEFFLGRRCVAGDDGRLTWLVLASGYKTVHQSSARALSMFPSSFRAFVKQRVRWSRNSYRCYLTAIHKGWLWRVPLVTKITVLQILLTPVTMGMALGYLLLSRLELTGRGVVLVLIWLFVGRGIRGYSHLRRHPQEVLLLPLLALVVVMISLPIKLWAFITMNKQGWLTRSSSSVGGEGQGAASLSGNGSQRPPAGGHREGVFQP from the coding sequence ATGCCGCTGGGTATCGCCGGTGCGTTCGTCTGGGGGCTCTGGCTCTACCGGGCGATCCTGTCCCGCTTTGCCACGCCGGTCGTGAACGACTACCGGACCTCGGTGTCCGTCGTGGTCCCCGCCTATCGCGAGGACCCGGACATCCTGCTCGACTGTCTGGAGACCTGGCTGGCCCAGGGGCCCGACGAGGTGATCATCGTCCCCGATGTCCAGGACCACGAGGTGATCCGCAGGCTGTCCGAGGTGCAGGACCGGCGGGTGCGGGTGCTCGCGTTCGAGCACCGGGGCAAGCGGTCCGCGCTGGGTGTGGGGATCCGGGCCGCGCACTGCGAACTCGTGGTGCTGGTCGACTCGGACACCCGCTGGCAGCCGGGGCTCCTCGACGCCGTGCAGATGCCCTTCGTCGACCCGAAGGTCGGCGGAGTCGGCACCCAGCAGAACGTCTTCATGCGCCGGAGCAGCGTGTGGCGGCGTATCGCCGACTGGCTGGTCAACCTGCGCTACTACGACTACGTGCCCGCCATGGGCCGGGCCGGTGCCGTCGCGTGTCTGTCCGGCCGTACCGCCGCCTACCGCAGGGCCGCGATCGACCCCGTTCTGGAGAACCTGGAGAACGAGTTCTTCCTCGGCCGGCGTTGCGTCGCCGGTGACGACGGCCGGCTGACCTGGCTGGTGCTGGCCTCCGGGTACAAGACCGTGCACCAGAGCAGTGCGCGGGCGCTGTCCATGTTCCCGTCCTCGTTCCGGGCCTTCGTCAAGCAGCGGGTGCGCTGGAGCCGTAACTCCTACCGCTGCTATCTGACGGCGATCCACAAGGGCTGGCTGTGGCGGGTCCCGCTGGTCACCAAGATCACCGTGCTGCAGATCCTGCTGACGCCTGTGACCATGGGCATGGCGCTGGGCTATCTGCTGCTCAGCCGGCTGGAGTTGACCGGCCGCGGGGTGGTCCTGGTTCTGATCTGGCTTTTCGTGGGACGCGGTATCCGGGGCTACTCGCATTTGCGCAGGCATCCGCAGGAGGTGCTGCTGCTGCCGTTGCTGGCCCTCGTGGTCGTGATGATCTCCCTGCCGATCAAGTTGTGGGCCTTCATCACCATGAACAAGCAGGGTTGGCTGACCCGCTCCAGCAGCAGTGTCGGCGGCGAAGGCCAGGGTGCCGCGTCCCTCTCGGGCAACGGCTCCCAGCGGCCGCCCGCCGGCGGCCACCGCGAGGGTGTGTTCCAGCCGTGA
- a CDS encoding nSTAND1 domain-containing NTPase, whose amino-acid sequence MPRKERPLDAESGPLLELAAGLRQLRQKAGNPPYRELANKAHYSISTLSSAASGQRLPTLAVTLAYVRACDGDLEEWERRWREAAECLGAEAHTDPGSAEACGTPPPYAGLRSFREQDAEWFFGRERLVEELAERLERQRFVVVIGASGSGKSSLLRAGLVPRLRPVATTVVLTPGPRPLEECAVQLGALAGVTPGGLYEELKEDPANLGRVVRQAIARSGADELVLVVDQFEETFTLCPDDAERDRFIAALVTAASAEAGRCRVALGVRADFYAHCTHHAPLVEAMRDAQVPVGPMNLDELRRAVVKPAQQAGLTVEGALLASLTAQAHGQAGVLPLLSHALLQTWRRRRGNALTLAAFDAAGGLEGGLARTAEEFYQRLDPEQRKLAQGVFMRLTALGEGTEDTRRPARLEELDGLAGADDGDVGAVLDRAAAARLLTVDRERVELAHEALIRCWPRLHGWLTEDREAVRALRQLTDAAQAWEALGRDPGALYRGTRLDLATTLERTSLSAREREFLDASLAARALEHAAVRRRARFRHGALALLTALLVLASTTAVFAVRAQRAADRQRDAASSQRAAERAAALRAANPALAAQLSLAAYRLSPTPEARGSLLSTFATPYATQLPGQASAVRAMAFSADGRVLATGDNDRTVRLWRASNAHRPRELSTLPHLPGPVRAVAVSPDGRLLVAGDELGTAGVWDIGDVRRPRLAARLPAAAGPIGGLGFASGGRTLVTASRGEIRLWRLSDPRRPRPLAAIRATADVTAMAFRRDGRMLATGHSDRTVRLWEVTASGDRLRKLPPATGHSGEVKTLAFAPDGRTLATGSADFTVRLWDVAGPRKPRATEVLSGHTDAVNAVGFTPDGRTLASAGIDGTVRRWELTGPGPIREPAVLTGHTGSIGALAFSPDGRTLATGSEDQTARLWDFPGPAMTGHTSSVYSVAFSPNGRLLATGSYDRTVRLWNLANVRRPRELARLTGPTEAVNSVAFRPDGRVLASGSADGRLRLWSLGTPRSPQLLTAVPCRIGHVNSVAFSSDGRTLATGGEQGGVRLWDTTDKRHPRLLAALRGNSAVDSVSFAPDGRTLAVAARNRTASLWNVADRRQPKRLAVLSGHTDAVKSVAFSPDGRTLATGSEDRTVRLWDLTDPHHPLSRERLAGYTDGVMSVAFAPGGRTLAAASSDHTVRLYGLTGRGAARELALLTGHTKPVDTLAFSPDGRTLATGSEDWTALLWDPDVRRVATRICDTATPSVTRAEWRQYFTQHRYRPPC is encoded by the coding sequence ATGCCGCGCAAGGAGCGACCGCTGGACGCGGAGAGCGGTCCGTTACTGGAACTGGCCGCAGGGCTACGGCAGTTGAGGCAGAAGGCGGGCAACCCGCCCTACCGGGAGCTGGCGAACAAGGCGCACTACTCGATCTCGACCCTGTCCTCCGCGGCGTCCGGCCAGCGGCTGCCCACGCTGGCGGTGACGCTGGCGTACGTACGCGCCTGTGACGGGGATCTGGAGGAATGGGAGCGCCGCTGGCGGGAGGCAGCGGAGTGCCTGGGCGCCGAGGCGCACACCGACCCCGGCTCGGCGGAGGCGTGCGGCACGCCCCCGCCCTACGCCGGTCTGCGCTCGTTCCGTGAACAGGACGCGGAGTGGTTCTTCGGCCGGGAGCGGCTGGTGGAGGAGCTGGCCGAACGGCTGGAACGGCAGCGGTTCGTGGTGGTGATCGGGGCTTCGGGCTCGGGCAAGTCGTCGCTGCTGAGGGCGGGACTGGTGCCGCGTCTACGGCCCGTGGCGACCACGGTGGTACTGACGCCGGGGCCGCGACCGCTGGAGGAGTGCGCCGTGCAGTTGGGCGCGCTGGCGGGAGTCACGCCGGGCGGACTCTACGAGGAGTTGAAGGAGGATCCGGCGAACCTGGGCCGGGTGGTGCGTCAGGCGATCGCTCGTTCCGGTGCTGACGAACTGGTCCTGGTAGTCGATCAGTTCGAGGAGACCTTCACGCTGTGTCCGGACGACGCAGAGCGGGACCGCTTCATCGCGGCCCTGGTCACCGCCGCCTCGGCCGAGGCCGGGCGGTGCCGGGTGGCCCTGGGCGTACGCGCCGACTTCTACGCGCACTGCACCCACCACGCGCCGCTGGTGGAGGCGATGCGCGACGCGCAGGTGCCGGTCGGGCCGATGAACCTGGACGAGCTGCGCCGGGCGGTGGTGAAGCCGGCCCAGCAGGCCGGACTGACCGTCGAGGGCGCGCTGTTGGCCTCGCTCACGGCACAGGCACACGGCCAGGCCGGAGTACTGCCGCTGCTGTCACACGCCCTGCTGCAGACCTGGCGCCGACGACGCGGCAACGCGCTGACGCTGGCGGCGTTCGATGCGGCGGGCGGACTCGAGGGCGGCCTGGCGCGCACCGCCGAGGAGTTCTACCAGCGCCTCGACCCGGAGCAACGGAAGCTGGCCCAGGGCGTGTTCATGCGGCTGACCGCGCTGGGCGAAGGGACGGAGGACACCCGGCGGCCGGCGCGCCTGGAGGAGCTGGACGGGCTGGCCGGAGCCGACGACGGGGACGTAGGCGCCGTACTGGATCGTGCGGCCGCCGCGCGGCTTCTGACCGTGGACCGCGAGCGGGTCGAGCTGGCCCATGAGGCGCTGATCCGGTGCTGGCCCAGGCTGCACGGATGGCTGACCGAGGACCGTGAGGCCGTACGGGCCCTGCGCCAGCTCACCGACGCGGCCCAGGCCTGGGAGGCGCTGGGCCGGGACCCCGGCGCGCTGTACCGCGGCACCCGCCTCGACCTGGCCACCACCCTGGAGCGCACGTCCTTGTCCGCGCGGGAACGGGAGTTCCTCGACGCGAGCCTGGCCGCCCGCGCGCTGGAACATGCGGCGGTACGGCGACGCGCCCGATTCCGGCACGGGGCGCTGGCCCTGCTGACCGCCCTGCTCGTACTGGCCAGCACGACCGCGGTGTTCGCCGTACGGGCGCAGCGGGCGGCGGACCGGCAACGCGACGCCGCCAGCTCGCAGCGGGCCGCCGAGCGGGCGGCGGCACTGCGGGCGGCCAACCCCGCGCTGGCCGCCCAGTTGAGCCTGGCCGCCTACCGCCTGTCGCCCACCCCCGAGGCCCGCGGCAGCCTGCTCAGCACCTTCGCCACCCCGTACGCCACGCAGTTGCCCGGTCAGGCGAGCGCGGTCAGGGCGATGGCGTTCAGCGCCGACGGCCGGGTACTGGCCACCGGCGACAACGACCGGACCGTGCGCTTGTGGCGGGCCTCGAACGCCCACCGGCCACGCGAGTTGAGCACGCTGCCGCACCTGCCAGGCCCTGTGCGCGCGGTTGCCGTCAGCCCCGACGGCCGTCTGCTGGTCGCGGGAGACGAACTTGGGACGGCAGGGGTGTGGGACATCGGCGACGTACGGCGCCCTCGGCTCGCGGCACGCCTTCCGGCCGCGGCGGGCCCGATCGGCGGACTCGGGTTCGCTTCCGGCGGGCGGACCCTGGTGACAGCCTCCCGCGGCGAGATCCGGCTGTGGCGGCTCTCGGATCCGCGTCGGCCGCGTCCCCTTGCCGCGATCCGTGCGACCGCCGACGTGACCGCGATGGCGTTCCGCCGGGACGGGCGGATGCTGGCCACGGGCCATTCCGACCGTACGGTGCGGCTGTGGGAGGTGACCGCGTCGGGTGACCGGCTGCGGAAGCTGCCGCCCGCGACCGGTCACAGCGGCGAGGTCAAGACACTCGCATTCGCCCCGGACGGCCGCACGTTGGCGACCGGCAGCGCAGACTTCACGGTGCGGCTGTGGGACGTGGCCGGGCCACGCAAGCCCCGGGCCACGGAAGTCCTCTCCGGGCACACCGACGCGGTCAATGCCGTGGGCTTCACCCCCGACGGCCGCACCCTGGCATCTGCCGGCATCGACGGCACCGTACGCCGCTGGGAACTGACCGGCCCCGGCCCCATCCGTGAACCAGCCGTCCTCACAGGCCATACCGGAAGCATCGGAGCGCTCGCCTTCAGCCCCGACGGCCGCACCCTGGCCACCGGCAGCGAGGACCAGACCGCACGTCTGTGGGACTTTCCCGGTCCGGCCATGACCGGCCACACCAGCTCGGTCTACTCCGTCGCCTTCAGCCCCAACGGACGCCTGCTGGCCACGGGCAGCTACGACCGCACCGTACGCCTGTGGAACCTCGCGAACGTCCGCCGCCCCCGCGAACTGGCCCGGCTCACCGGCCCCACAGAAGCCGTCAACTCGGTGGCCTTCCGGCCGGACGGGCGCGTACTGGCCAGCGGCAGCGCCGACGGCAGGCTACGGCTGTGGAGCCTGGGAACACCGCGAAGTCCCCAACTCCTGACCGCCGTTCCCTGCCGCATCGGCCACGTCAACTCGGTGGCGTTCAGCTCCGACGGCCGTACCCTCGCCACCGGCGGCGAGCAGGGCGGCGTACGGCTGTGGGACACAACAGACAAGCGACATCCGCGACTTCTGGCCGCTCTACGCGGAAACAGCGCGGTGGACTCCGTGTCCTTCGCCCCCGACGGCCGCACCCTGGCGGTGGCCGCCCGAAACCGTACAGCCAGCCTGTGGAACGTGGCCGACCGACGCCAACCCAAACGCCTGGCCGTCCTCTCTGGCCACACCGACGCGGTGAAATCAGTGGCGTTCAGCCCCGACGGCCGCACCCTGGCCACCGGCAGCGAAGACCGCACCGTACGACTGTGGGACCTCACCGATCCGCACCACCCGCTCTCCCGGGAGCGGCTGGCCGGCTACACCGACGGCGTCATGTCCGTCGCCTTCGCCCCCGGCGGGCGGACGCTGGCCGCCGCGAGCTCCGACCACACCGTACGGCTGTACGGCCTGACCGGTCGCGGTGCCGCCCGGGAACTGGCCCTGCTGACGGGCCACACCAAACCGGTGGACACCCTCGCCTTCAGCCCCGACGGCCGCACCCTGGCCACCGGCAGCGAGGACTGGACCGCCCTCCTGTGGGACCCCGACGTCCGGCGCGTGGCGACTCGGATCTGCGACACCGCCACCCCGAGCGTCACCCGCGCCGAGTGGCGGCAGTACTTCACTCAGCACAGGTACCGCCCACCATGCTGA
- a CDS encoding acyl-CoA dehydrogenase family protein yields the protein MDFGLTDEQDLLRATARQFVADVCPAEKAKEWDEGGVVPPELFAGMAELGWFSLPFAEDEGGDGGGPLELVLIAEELGRASFDVAMCYIGVLIPGITVFRWGNEEQRHFIRDRVMTGRHRLAVGLSEPDSGSDAAALRTTAEDHGDHFLLRGQKAWCTGGGLPDTTIATYVRTGPREPKHGGISLLLVDPKTDGVEVRRTPTLARHILGTNEVFFNDALVPKENLVGPRDEGWKVMLSNIELEKVIISGGYLGAAQATLDEMLEYARTRHAFGRPIGNFQSLAHAMADLQTEIDSARLLAYRAAWLLAQGKPCTREGSMAKLKGSETYVAAARLGMQVCAGHGFSTESVMSFRYRESIVATISGGTSQIQRNGIARSMGLRSY from the coding sequence GTGGACTTCGGGCTGACCGACGAGCAGGACCTGTTGCGCGCGACGGCACGGCAGTTCGTCGCAGACGTCTGCCCCGCCGAGAAGGCGAAGGAGTGGGACGAGGGCGGAGTCGTACCGCCCGAACTGTTCGCGGGCATGGCCGAACTCGGCTGGTTCTCGCTGCCGTTCGCCGAGGACGAAGGCGGTGACGGCGGCGGACCGCTGGAGCTCGTCCTGATCGCCGAGGAACTCGGGCGGGCCAGCTTCGACGTGGCCATGTGCTACATCGGCGTACTCATCCCAGGCATCACCGTGTTCCGCTGGGGCAACGAGGAACAGCGCCACTTCATCCGCGACCGCGTCATGACCGGACGCCACCGGCTCGCCGTCGGCCTCAGCGAACCGGACAGCGGCTCCGACGCCGCCGCGCTCCGCACTACCGCCGAAGACCACGGCGACCACTTTCTTCTGCGCGGCCAGAAGGCCTGGTGCACGGGCGGCGGACTGCCGGACACCACCATCGCGACATACGTGCGTACGGGCCCCCGCGAGCCCAAGCACGGCGGCATCAGCCTGCTGCTCGTCGATCCCAAAACCGACGGCGTCGAAGTGCGGCGGACGCCGACCCTGGCCCGGCACATCCTCGGCACCAACGAGGTCTTCTTCAACGACGCCCTGGTGCCGAAGGAGAACCTGGTCGGCCCGCGTGACGAGGGCTGGAAGGTCATGCTCTCCAACATCGAGCTGGAGAAGGTGATCATCAGCGGCGGTTACCTGGGCGCCGCTCAGGCCACGTTGGACGAGATGCTGGAGTACGCACGTACCCGGCACGCCTTCGGCCGCCCGATCGGCAACTTCCAGTCCCTCGCCCATGCCATGGCCGACCTGCAGACCGAGATCGACTCCGCCCGCCTGCTCGCCTACCGCGCGGCCTGGCTGCTGGCCCAAGGCAAGCCCTGCACCAGGGAGGGCTCGATGGCCAAGCTGAAGGGCTCGGAGACGTACGTGGCCGCCGCCCGACTGGGCATGCAGGTCTGCGCAGGCCACGGCTTCTCGACGGAGAGCGTGATGAGCTTCCGCTACCGCGAATCCATCGTCGCCACGATCTCCGGCGGCACGAGCCAGATCCAGCGCAACGGGATCGCCCGGAGCATGGGCCTGCGGTCCTACTGA
- a CDS encoding right-handed parallel beta-helix repeat-containing protein translates to MTSGNRVLWLATGAFICSVIALIVALTSGGDSAAPDTAGATGEVGPTATSRKPTPSTDEAPTDTAEPSAPSTTPATGSTPGATPGGGAGSAKEVSCPAATVSVNDADSLEEALADAGPGDSIGLADGTYEGRFEATTPGTADQPVFVCGGLGAVIDGGGTDGGYGFHLDGAAHWRLVGFTVRNSQKGVMADRVQGSVIQGLTVEQIGDEAIHLRNFSTDNVVLNNTVRDTGQRKEKFGEGVYIGSAESNWCTVSDCKPDASDRNVISGNDISATTAESIDIKEGTSGGKVIGNTFDGSRLSGSHNDSWVDVKGNGWLIQGNTGRNALEDGFQTHEIIDGWGTDNTFKGNTAEVNGPGYGFKLTPVEGNKVACDNKAEGAAKGLANVDCAGS, encoded by the coding sequence ATGACCAGTGGTAACCGCGTGCTGTGGCTGGCCACGGGGGCGTTCATCTGCTCCGTGATCGCCCTCATCGTCGCCCTGACCTCCGGTGGGGACTCGGCCGCTCCGGACACGGCCGGGGCCACGGGTGAGGTCGGCCCCACGGCGACCAGCCGCAAGCCGACCCCCTCGACGGACGAAGCACCGACGGACACCGCCGAACCGTCCGCGCCGTCCACCACCCCCGCCACCGGGTCCACCCCGGGCGCGACGCCCGGCGGCGGCGCGGGGTCAGCCAAGGAGGTCAGCTGCCCGGCGGCCACCGTCTCGGTGAACGACGCCGACTCGCTGGAGGAGGCCCTGGCCGACGCCGGGCCCGGGGACAGCATCGGGCTCGCGGACGGGACGTACGAGGGCCGCTTCGAGGCCACCACTCCGGGCACCGCGGACCAGCCGGTCTTCGTCTGTGGCGGCCTGGGCGCGGTGATCGACGGCGGGGGCACCGACGGCGGCTACGGCTTCCATCTGGACGGCGCCGCCCACTGGCGCCTGGTCGGCTTCACCGTCCGCAACAGCCAGAAGGGCGTGATGGCCGACCGTGTGCAGGGCTCGGTCATCCAGGGCCTGACCGTCGAGCAGATCGGCGACGAGGCCATCCATCTGCGGAACTTCAGCACCGACAACGTGGTGCTGAACAACACGGTCCGCGACACCGGCCAGCGCAAGGAGAAGTTCGGCGAGGGCGTCTACATCGGCTCCGCCGAGTCCAATTGGTGCACCGTCTCGGACTGCAAGCCCGACGCGAGCGACCGCAATGTGATCAGCGGCAACGACATCAGCGCCACGACCGCCGAGTCCATCGACATCAAGGAGGGCACCAGCGGCGGCAAGGTCATCGGCAACACCTTCGACGGCTCACGTCTGAGCGGCTCCCACAACGACTCCTGGGTCGACGTCAAGGGCAACGGCTGGCTGATCCAGGGCAACACCGGCCGCAACGCCCTCGAGGACGGCTTCCAGACCCACGAGATCATCGACGGCTGGGGCACCGACAACACCTTCAAGGGCAACACCGCGGAGGTCAACGGACCCGGCTACGGCTTCAAGCTCACCCCCGTCGAGGGCAACAAGGTCGCCTGCGACAACAAGGCGGAAGGGGCGGCGAAGGGCCTGGCCAACGTCGACTGCGCCGGTTCCTGA
- a CDS encoding RICIN domain-containing protein, with product MRRNRFVLAAAGGALALSGALSTQAMAADAGDVAVLAPQTFKNAGTGRCLDDSDRGLRAVGCNNFTTQQWNVRNLGGNLRELKNVATGRCLDDSDRGFRTVGCNNFTTQQWRVTQVGGGAIQFQSVGTGRCADDSDRGLRTVGCHGGTTQRWS from the coding sequence ATGAGGCGAAACAGGTTCGTACTCGCGGCGGCGGGCGGTGCGCTCGCGCTGAGCGGTGCGCTGAGCACTCAGGCCATGGCGGCGGACGCGGGGGACGTCGCCGTGCTTGCCCCGCAGACGTTCAAGAACGCCGGCACGGGCCGCTGTCTGGACGACAGCGACCGCGGGCTGCGCGCCGTGGGGTGCAACAACTTCACGACCCAGCAGTGGAACGTGCGCAACCTGGGCGGCAACCTCCGCGAGCTGAAGAACGTCGCCACGGGTCGCTGTCTGGACGACAGCGACCGCGGGTTCCGCACCGTGGGGTGCAACAACTTCACGACCCAGCAGTGGAGGGTGACTCAGGTCGGTGGCGGCGCGATCCAGTTCCAGAGCGTGGGCACCGGCCGCTGCGCGGACGACAGCGACCGCGGGCTCCGCACGGTGGGCTGCCACGGCGGCACGACCCAGCGCTGGTCCTGA